From the genome of Persephonella atlantica:
CCACCCATTGGGTCATTTTCTCTATAACCGTAAACCCATTCTCTATTTTCATAGCATTTATCACTTGTAACATTTATTACAATCCTGACACTTTCAGTTTCTTTTACAGCTTCAAAAACATTCAGCGTTCCTATTACATTTGTTTCATAAGTTTCTTTAGGGTTTATGTAAGAGTATCTTACAAGGGGCTGAGCTGCCATGTGTATAACTATGTCTGGTTGATATTTTCTGAAAACTTCTTTTAGTTTCTTTCCGTCTCTAATGTCCCCAATAATATGCACAATTTCTTTCTCAAGCTGAAGTGTTTCAAATAAACTTGGATTTGTTGGAGGTTCTAAGGAATAACCTATTACTTCTGCTCCGAGTTGTTTGAGCCATAGAGTTAACCATGAGCCTTTAAATCCTGTATGACCTGTTATTAAAACTTTTTTTTCCTCGTATATGTTGTTAAAAAGTTCTTTCATTTAGGTTTCTCCTGTACCATTCGATGGTTCTTTTTAATCCTTCTTCTAATGAATATTTTGGCTTCCAGTTAAAATCTTTTATTATTTTAGAGATATCTGCCTGAGAAAACATTATTTCATTCTTCCTGTAAGGTAATGCCCCAAAATTTAAATATGTTTGGGTATTTCCAGTCAATTTTTTCAGATTTAAAACAATGTCTTTTATTTTTACTGCTTTTCCTGTTCCAAGTTCATATTCGTGAAATCCAGTATCAAATTTATCTAATGAATTTATTAGAATCGAATAAAAATCTTTTACATCCTCTATATAAATAAAATCCCTTTTTTGCTCTCCAGCAGTTAGTTTCATTTCTTTTACATTATTTAACAGCTGATTAATTAGCCATGTTATGAATTTGGTTGAGTCATCTTTTTCCCCAAAAAAATGTTCTAATCTCACATTAATTGCTGTAATATTTTTTGAGAGAAAATCTAACCATTCTTTGAATTGGTTTTTTGAAAGTGAATAATAATTAAGATATTTAGGCAGTGAAGTATCGGTGTTTATGAAAAATCTGATATTATTCTCTATTGCCAGTTCAAGAATTTTTAAAGGAAAAATAAAATTCGCTTCTGCAATTTCTGAAATTTTTTCTTTTTTTCGGCCGTATAAAGTAGCAGTGTGAACGACTACATCTATTTTATTTTCTTCAAATACTTTCTCTAAGGATATCTTATCTATATCATAAAAATATAAATTTTTTATTATATGTTTTATTCTCCATATATTGGAAAAACTCCTTTTTAGAATTATAACTTTGTGCCCATCATTTAAAAATTTCTCTGTAAGATGACTACCTAAAAAACCAGTAGCTCCTGTGATCAATATGGTTTTCATTGGTTAATCTTCCCAAACCTTCCAGGGAGGATTTCCAGACTGCCATAATGCTTCCAATTCTCTCTTATCCCTTAAAGTATCCATTGGTTTCCAGAAACCTGTATGTTTATATGCCACAAGTTGTCCATCTTTTGCAAGATTTTCTAAAGGATCCCTTTCCCAGATAGTTTCATCACTTTTTATATAATCAAAAATCTGAGGTTCAAGGACAAAGAAACCTCCATTTATCCATGCTCCATCGCCCTTAGGTTTTTCTTTAAAGGCTTTTACTTGATTACTTTCAAGATCCAATGCTCCAAATCTACCAGAAGGCTGGACGGCAGTTAAAGTAGCATATTTTCCATGTTTTTTATGAAACTCTAAAAGCTCTTTTATATTGATATCTCCAACTCCATCTCCATAAGTAAGCATAAATGTTTTATTGCCTACATAATCTTTAACTCTTTTTATCCTACCACCTGTCATAGTATTAAGACCTGTATCTACTAATGTTACTTTCCATGGTTCTGCTTTTACATTATGGACTTCAATCTGATTATCTTTTAAATCTATAGTTACATCTGACATATGAAGAAAATAGTTAGCAAAATATTCTTTGATAACATATCCTTTGTATCCAAGACAGATTATAAAATCGTTAAACCCATAAGTAGAGTAAATTTTCATTATATGCCATAGAATTGGTTTCCCACCAATTTCTACCATAGGTTTTGGCTTAATATCAGTTTCTTCGCTGAGTCTTGTTCCAAAACCACCTGCTAATATTACTACTTTCATTTTAAACCTCTTTTTTTAATTTTCCCCAAAAATATCTCTTGTATAAACCTTTTCTTTCATATCCTCTAGTTCAGATGAAAATCTATTTACAATTATCAAATCAACTTTTTGTTTAAATATATTTATATCTTTCTCTACAGGTAGATCCATAAATTTATCTTCTTTTATTAAAGGTTCGTATATTATAATGTTTGTATTTCTTGCTTTTAAATGTTCTATTATATCAATTATTGCCGCTGAACGGTGGTTGTCTGAACCTGCTTTCATACTTAGCCTATATATTCCAACAAGTTTAGGATTTCTTTTTAGTATCTGTTCTGCTATGTAATATTTTCTTGCTAAGTTAGATTCTATAGTTGCTTTTATTAAATATGTAGGAATGTTTTTTTCTTGATAGTTTGCAAGTAGCTGTTTTGTGTCTTTTGGAAGACAATATCCACCGTAGCCAAAAGATGGATTGTTATAGTGCATTCCTATTCTTGGATCTAAACATACGCCTTCTATAATTTCTTTTGTATTTAGGCCATGTGTTTCTGCAAAGGTATCAAGCTCATTGAAAAATGCAACTCTCATTGCAAGACATGTGTTTGCAAATAGTTTTATAGGCTCTGCTTCTATCGAACTTGTAAACAGCACAGGAATGTCTTTTTTCTTTGCCCCTTGAAGTAAGAGTTTTGCAAACAGTTTTGCTTTTTCTGATTTATCTCCAACAACTATTTTAGATGGATAAAGATTATCGTGGAGAGCTTTTCCTTCTCTTAAAAACTCTGGTGAAAAGATTATGTTCTTTACTCCAAATCTCTGTTTTACACTTTCCGTATATCCAATAGGGATTGTAGATTTTATAACTATTGTTGTATTTGGATTTATCTCAAGGACTTCACTTATTACTGCTTCTACAGATTTTGTATTGAAATAGTTTGTTACAGGATCATAGTCAGTTGGAGTTGCGATTATTACAAAATCCGCATTTTCGTAAGCCTGTTTGGGATCAAGAGTAGCTCTCAGGTTTAAAGGTTTATTTGCAAGGTAATCTTCTATATCCTTATCTATAATTGGAGATTTTTTTTGATTTATAAGTTTTACCTTGTTTTCATCTATATCTTTTATTACAACCTCGTTGTGTTGGGCAAGGAGAATTGCATTAGAGAGTCCTACGTATCCTGCACCGGCTACTGCTATTTTCAGTTTTATTCCCCCTAAATCTCATAATTTTTTTTTGTTATTAATATAACATAAATCATTATTTTTGAGTAGTTTTAATTCAAAATCATCTATATCTAAATTTTCTAATAAATTTCTCTCTAAAATCTCTGTTGAAGCTTTTTTCAATCTATCCAAATGAAGATTAGCAACTTTTAAGTTTTCTTCTAAATAACTCACAATAAAACCCCAGTTCTTTTAGCTTCTTCAAAAATGGGTTTGTCTTTTTTATTTTTAAACTTACCACTAAATCCACTTTTCTTTCTATTTCTTTTCTTTCTAATATAGCTAAAAATTTAATCTCATCTTTAATTTATTTATAAAAGATATGTATCTATCCTCAACTGTTTTATAACTTCTTTTATTAAATCCATTTTTTTAAATATCTTATTTAGCGTGTTTGCAATTTTGAATAGTTCATCCTCATATTCATGTATAAGTATATTTCTCAGTTCCCTGAGTTCAAACCATTTTTCTTTATCTAATGCAATTCCATATTTTGATGCCATATTTATAACATCAATTATTGGCATATTTTCTACATTTTCACCTTTTAGATACAAATATGCTCTTATTAACTTTCCAAGGGTTTCCTGTAGTTTTGAGTATCTGTATATAATCTGGTCTAAAATTGGAACTAAATCATCATTCTCTAAGATGGTTTTGACACTTTCCTTATCTAAAGGTAGATATCCAAAGTTCCGTAGTTTTTTAAAGGCTTTTTCTAATCTTTCTAAATGTTTATTGACTTCTTTATAATAACTCTTATACCTTAAAATATGTGGTTCCATTTGTTAGATTAAAACTCCCGTTTTTTTTGCAATATTTAGTATATTACCTTTATCAAGTCCTTTTATAATAACATCTATTTTTTGCTCACCAATTTTGGTTTTTAACTTTACTAAAAATTTTAGCTTTTTTTCAAAGAGATTGTTTTTAACTTCTGGAATTACAAAAATATCTATATCTCCACCTCTTTTTGTTAGGTCTGCTTTACTGCCAAAAATGTAAACCCTTGTATTTTTACCAAAGATTTCCTTTGCTGTCTCTTTTATAATTCTTATCTCATATTCAGAAAGCCTTACATTTTTAATATTCCTTTTTTTCATCACTTTTACTTTATTTATCTATTAATACTCTCATATATTTCTTCTCTCTTCATTGGCTGAAATGCTTTAACTCTTTTGGGAACTATTTCATCTATTCTTTTTCTTTTTTTATATTTTTGAAGCAAAAACTCATAAAAGTCTAATAACTCTCTTCTTGCTTCTTCAGGAAGTTCGTTAAGATTAATAGTTTGCATCATTTGAACCTCCAATATGAAATAAGATATATTAATTATATTAGCATTTATTGTGTCTTTTATAACTCTTACTTCTTTTGCAGATAGTCTGACTTTTTTCTTATCAGTAGAGCTCATTTATTTTCTTCTTTTATGAGTTTTTCTAAGTTTAATCTTATACCATCAATAATTTCAAACTCGTAGTCGTAATCTACAGTTAACCAGGGTTTTTTAGCCTCTGCTATCTGGATTTTTTCATATTCTGTGAAAACCCATATGACTTTTTTTACGCCACTTTTAAGCAGTCTTTCGGTTTATGCTATGTAATACTCCTCACCTATCTCTGATAGGTCAGCCTTTGTGTCAACCTCTATCACCACTTCTGGGGGAATTTTAAGGTATGTGCCCTGTGGTTTTTTTAGTTTTTCTCTGCTAATTATAGCTATATCTAAATTTAGCCATTTTTTTGAGCGAGAAGGTGTGTAGAAGTATCCTACTTCCCCAACTAAAACTTTAAATTTGTTCAAGTTTAAATTTTTGTACAAAACCTGTAAAATCAAATCAATTATCCATACATGTAAATCACTGCTACCCATAATAGCCTCCGGTGGAAGTTCCCCGGACAACACTTTTTTATAGTCTCTGTAATAAATTTTTTTATTGTCTAAAATTTCATAAACCAGATAGTCTGGTATCTTTTTTCTTCCTTTTTTCTTTTTCTCTAAACTCTTTTGTGCAACTGCCATTTGAACACCCCTTTTAAATTAAAAAAAATCCCATAAATTTACTTTATGTCTATTTAGACAGGTTTACAATAGTTTTTATTTTTATATTGGTGTATTTTTGTCTTTACTTGCCAGTTGCCCACTGTATTAATATATCTGCAACTTCTGGTCTTGAGAACTCCTTAGGAGGTCTTTTTCCTTCTCTGAGCATTGCTCTAACTTTTGTTCCGCTAAGATGAATATGGTCTTCTTTTGGATGTGGGCATGTTCTACAGGTTTTACAGCCTCCAGTATAAAAATCCTTCTTTTAATGCTTTTTCTCTGCTGTATAGACCTTTTATGTCTATCAGAACTGGCTTGTCGCCGTTATTCATCAGCTCCTTATACTTTTTAAAGTCTATCTCCTCTATAAATGGTCTGTGTTTTACTGCTACTACTACTGCATCGTATGGTTTGTGTTTTTCTAAATTGTCTAACAGTTCTATACCATACTCTTCTTTCACTTCTTCCGGATAGGCATATGGGTCGTATATATAAACATTTATACCGTATTCTTTTAATTCGTTGTAAACATCTATAACTTTCGTGTTTCTTATGTCTGATATGTTCTCTTTGAATGTAAGTCCCAGTATTAAAACTTTGCTCCCCTTTACTGCTTTTCCTGCTTTTATAAGATTTTTTACTGTGTTTTCTGCGACAAATTTGCCCATATAGTCGTTTATTCTTCTTCCAGCTAAAATAACCTCAGGATGATGCCCTATAGCCTGTGCCTTGAAGGTTAAGTAATAAGGATCAACGCCGATACAATGCCCCCCCACAAGCCCCGGTTCAAATCTTAAAAAGTTCCATTTCGTAGAAGCTGCTTCTAAAACAGCCTTTGTGTCTATTCCCATTTTGTTAAAAATTACAGAAAGCTCGTTCATTAGGGCTATATTCAGGTCTCTCTGGGTATTTTCTATAACTTTGGCTGCCTCTGCTGTTTTTATGTCTGGTGCTTTGTGCACTCCTGCTGTTATTACGCTTCCGTAAAGCTGAGCTAAAAATTCTGTTATCTCTGGAGTATCTCCAGCTACAACCTTAACTATTTTGTCTATTGTGTGCTGTTTGTCTCCCGGGTTTACCCTCTCTGGAGAGTATCCAACATTAAAATCTTTTTTCCACTTTAAACCACTTTCCTGCTCTAATATTGGAACACATTCCTCTTCTGTTAAACCTGGATAAACTGTAGATTCGTAAACAACAATTGAACCTTTTTGCATATATCTGCCCACTGTTCTTGTAGCAGATTTTATCGGCCTCAGGTCTGGTATGTTGTGCTTATCTATAGGTGTTGGGACTGTTATTATTATCACTTTTGCCTGTGATATCTTCTCTGGATTGTCTGTAAACTCAACACTGCAGTTTTTCAGTTCCTGTGGTTCAACCTCCCTTGTCCTGTCATACCCTTCTTTTAGCTCTTTTATTCTCTCTGAGTTTATATCAAAACCTATAACATCATGCTTTTTATCCAATAAAACTGCCAGTGGCAGTCCTACATAACCAAGACCAATAACTGCTATTTTGTAATCCATCTAAATCTCCTGAGTTGATGTATGGAAATATTATTATAAACTCCCTCTGCTATTTATTCTATAAAATCAGATTTTCTGGGTAAGGTTCAGATTTTCTAAAATTTAGCTTCAGGTCACAGGTAATTTTCTGCTTTTGTCATTCTACTGTTACCGTTTTTGCTAAGTTTCTTGGCTGGTCAACGTCTTTTCCAAGGAGCGTGGCAATGTGGTAAGAGAGCATCTGAAGTGGAACAACAGTCAAAGCAGGATAAAGATAGTCTGAAGTTTTCGGAATGTATATAACCTCGTCAGAAAGCTCTTTTATCTGCCTGTCCCCTTCTGTTGCTACAGATATTACTTTTCCCTTTCTTGCCTTTACTTCCTGAAGGTTTGAGAGCATCTTTTCGTAGTTTCTGTCCTGTGGAATAACGCACACAACGGGCATTTTTTCATCAATCAGAGCAATAGGACCATGTTTCATCTCCCCTGCTGGATAGCCTTCTGCATGGATGTATGATATTTCTTTGAGCTTTAAAGCTCCCTCTAATGCTATCGGATAGTTTATATTCCTGCCTAAAAACAAAAAGTCTGAAGCATTCATGTATCTGTATGCTATCTCTTTAATTTCTTCATCTTTCTGTAGCAGCTGCTCTATTTTTGAAGGCAGGTGCAGAAGCTCTTCGTGTATCTTCTCGTAATCTGTATAGGTTGTGGTTCCCTTTTTTATACCTGTCTCTAATGCAAGCAGCAGCAGTGCCACCAGCTGTGCTGTAAATGTTTTTGTTGCTGCAACTCCAATCTCTGGACCACAGTATGTATAAAGAACATAATCAGCCTCCCTTGAGAGGGAACTGCCAACAACATTAACAAGACCAATGGTTTTTGCTCCTTCTTCCTTTGCATCCAAAAGGGCAAATCTGGTATCTGCTGTCTCCCCAGACTGGCTTATTCCTAAAACTGCCGTTTTATCGTCTATTATTCTGTCTCTGTATCTAAATTCAGATGCATAATCTACCTCAACAGGTATTTTTGCAAACTTTTCTATCCAGAATTTGCCCACAAGGGCAGCATGGTATGACGTTCCACAGGCTATTATATAAAGTCTGTCTGTATCCTTTAGCATCTCAAAAAGTTTCTCATCCTTTGAGGAGGAAAAGCCTGTTATTGTATCTGCAACAGTCCTTGGCTGTTCGTGTATCTCTTTCTGCATAAAATGTTTGTATCCAGCCTTTTCTGCAACAGACACATCCCAGCTAACACGGAATGGTTTTTTATCTATTCTTTTTCCATCCTTTGTGTAAATCTCAACCTTATCCCTTGTTATAAGGGCAATCTCTCCATCTTCAAGGGTTATAAACTCCTTTGTGTACTCCAAAACTGCAGGAATGTCTGAAGCTATAAAGTTTTCGTCCTTACCTATTCCTATAATAAGAGGACTGCCCTTTTTTATGGCAACAATCCTATCAGGCTGATATGTTGATATAACTCCTACAGCATAAGCTCCCTCTAACTTCTTTGCCACTTTAAAAGCTGTGTCAAGGAGGTCTCCTGTATAAAGTTCCTCAAACAGGTGGGCTATAACCTCTGTGTCAGTGTCTGAACGGAATTTGTAACCTTTTTGTATAAGCTCCTGTTTCAGCTGAAGGTAGTTTTCTATTATCCCGTTGTGAACTATAGATATTGTTCCTTTCTGACTCGTGTGGGGATGGGCATTTTCCACTGTTGGCTCGCCGTGGGTCGCCCATCTCGAATGACCCACGCCTAAATGCCCTTCTATCTTTTTACCCCACAGATGTTCCTGAAGGTCTTTTATCTTACCAACCTGCTTTTCAACAATTATCCTGTTTCCTGTTTTGTCTATAACAGCAACTCCCGCTGAGTCGTAACCTCTGTATTCAAGTCTCTGGAGACCGTACAGAAGGACAGGAACAGCATTTCTTTTTCCTATATATCCTATAATACCGCACATAATTTATCCCCACAGAAAGTTTTCAACAGACTATATTATAATAAGATTTTATTATTTTCTTCTGGAGAGAAAAATGTTTTCCGAAAGTATAAAAGAAAATCTAAAGAAAGAGTTTGAAAAACTGATTGAGCCTGTGGTTCTGGTTTTTCACGGGAAAGAAGATACAGAAAGCACAAAGGCAAAAAACCTTCTGATAGAGATATCATCAATATCAGAAAAGATACAGTTTGCAGAGTCAGAAAGCCTATCATGTGAAGGATATCCCTGCATCTCTATTCAGATAAAGGAAAAGGATTACGGCATCAGATTTATGGGTATTCCTGATGGGGGAGAATTCCCTGCTTTTATACAGACTATAATGATGGTTTCAAGAAATGATTACGACCTTACAGAAAGGTCGGCTGAGTTTTTGGAAGAGTTAGACAGAACTGTAGATATAAAAATATTCATAACAAAAAGCTGTGGATGGTGCCCTCCAACAATGCTGAAGATTTTCAGTTTTGCGATGGTCAGCGACTACATAACAGCAACAGCTATTGACTGTCATGCATTTTCAGACCTTGCAGTGAAATACAATGTTTCCACAGTGCCGAAGGTTGTAATAAATGACAGAGTGGAGTTTGTAGGTTTTAAAGAGGAAAATGAGATATTAGGTCATATATTTGGGGCTGTAAGCTGATGAAAAGTATTGCAGTGCTTGGCTCAACAGGTTCCATCGGAACACAGACTTTAGATATTGTGAGAAAACATCCAGAAAAACTAAAGGTAAAACTCCTTGCAGCATCAAAACTGTCTGAAAAGCTTATGAATCAGATAGAAGAGTTCAAACCTGAGTATGTGTATATAAAAGAGTTTTCTCCTGTCAGTGGTGTTAAGGTTCTATCTGGAGAAGAAGGTCTTGAGGAACTGTCTGAGCTTGATATAGACCTTTTTATCAACGGTATTGCAGGAATAGCAGGAATAAAACCAACTTATCTACTTTTGAAAAATAACAAAAAACTCGCCACTGCAAATAAGGAAGCCATTATATGTTTAGGAGAGGTGCTGAAGGAAAAGTACTCTGATATCATTCCTATTGACAGCGAACACTCAGCTATTTTTCAGTGTCTTCAGGCTGGAAGAAAAAAAGAGGTAAAAAGGATTATACTTACAGCCTCTGGGGGACCTTTCTGGAATGTGGAAGATTTTGAAAATATAACACCAGAAGAAGCTCTAAAGCACCCAAAATGGAAAATGGGGAAAAAGGTAACTATAGACAGTGCAACGCTGATGAACAAAGGCTTAGAAATAATAGAAGCTCACTATCTGTTTGATTTGCCTTACGAGAAAATAGAAGCTGTCATACATCCCCAGAGCATCGTTCACGGTTTAGTTGAGTTTGTAGATGGAAGCATATCAGCACACCTTTCCTGCCCTGACATGAGAATACCTATCAGCTATGCTATATCTTACCCAGAAAGGTGGGAGACAGGAGCAAACAGTATAAGTCTTTTTGAAGTCAGTCCTTTAGAGTTTTTCCAGCCAGATGAGGAAAAATTTCCCCTTCTGAAGATTGCACGGGAATGCGGGAAAAAGGGGAGTTTTTATCCGATTGTCCTGACAGTTGCTGACGAGCTTGCAGTTAATATGTTCTTAAAAGGTGAGATAGGTTTCACACAGATTTCCCAGACTGTTGATACAATACTCAGCAGGGCTAAATTTAAAACACCTGAAAACTATGAAGATGTTATACATATCATAGAAGAAACAAAAAGTTTGTTTAAAGATTTATTTAAAACAGCAGGAGGTAAAATTGCTTAGCTTAATAGCTTTTCTGATTATGATAGGAGTTCTTATAACCATACACGAGTTTGGGCATTTTATATTTGCCCGTATGTTTGGTGTCAGGGTTGAGGTTTTTTCTATAGGTTTTGGCCCTCCAATACTCCGGTGGAAAGGTAAAGAAACCATTTACCAGATTGCAGCTGTCCCTTTAGGTGGATACGTGAAGATGTATGGAGAAGATTCTATGACTGAGCCTATTCAGGGAGAGAGTGAAAAGGAAGCATACACTGACCCCCGCTCATTTGCAGCAAAACCAAGATGGCAGAAAATACTGATAGCATTTGCGGGACCCCTTTTTAACATAATACTTGCCGTTATTTTAGTTGCAGCAGCTTACATGGTTGGAGTTTTTGAGCCTAAATATATGAAAGAACCTGTAGTGGTAGGATACATTCAGAAAGGCTCTATAGCAGAAAGGGCAGGAATAAAACCCTTTGACAGAATTGTTGCCGTTGACGGTAAACCTGTAAAAAACTGGAAGCAGTTTACTGTTGAGATAACAATGAAAGCAGGAATGACCGTAAATGTGGAAATTGAAAGAGGCAGAAAAAAAGAGCTTCTAACACTGAATATACCACCAGACATAACCAAAAAGTCTATAGGTATATCTCCCCTTGTTCCTCCAAAGTTAGGCAAGATTATGCCGGGCTCCCCTGCAGAAAAAGCTGGCCTGAAGGAGGGAGACACAGTAGTTGCAATAAACGGCAAGCCTGTCAGAAGCTGGTTTGAGATTGTAGAAGTTCTGTCAAAAATAAAGGAAAGTAAATCTGTCAATCTGTTGATTAAAAGAGACGGAAAAGTATTTACAGTTAATGTAGTCCCAGAATACAACAAAGAGCTGAAAAAATATGTGATAGGTATATCCCCTGCTTATGATACTGAGATAAAGAGATACGGATTTTTAGAAGCTTTCGAAAAAAGCGTGCAGAAAAACTGGGAGATGAGCGTTCTGCTGTATAACTTTTTGAAGGACATTGTTACAGGTCAGATGTCACTGCAGGAGGTAAAAAACAACTTGGGAGGACCTATATCTATCGCAAAATACTCAGGGGGAGCTTTAGAAAGCGGATTAGGAAACTATCTGTTTTTCACAGGGTTTATCTCTCTTCAATTAGGGTATTTAAACCTTCTCCCTATACCTGTTTTAGACGGGGGACTGATACTGATACTTCTGATTGAGATGATTATCAGAAGACCCTTGCCAGAGAAGGCAAAAGAGTATCTTGCATATTTAGGATTTGCTCTGATAGGAACACTTATGATTTTTGCCATATTCAATGATATACTGAGAGTGTTACAATAGAAAATATAAAAAATATATTTTTACAGGAGAAAAATATGGCAACAAGGGTTGGGATTATACTGCTCAGCGGAACATTAGACAAAGCCATGCCAGCTTTTATGCTTGGAACAACTGCAGCTGCTATGGGAATGGAGGTTGGTATATTTTTCAGTTTTTACGGTCTTACTGTTATCCATAAAGAAAAGATAAAAAATCTAAAAGTCTCACCTATAGGAAACCCTGCAATGCCTATGCCTGTCCCTGTTCCCCAGATACTTACAGTTATGCCGGGGATGATGGATTTTGCAACAAATATGATGAAAAAGATGATGAAACAGCACAAGATACCATCTGTTGAAGAGCTTGTTCAACAGGCTTTAGACCTTGAAGTAAAGCTTTATCCATGTCAGACAGCAATGCAGCTGTTTGGCTTTAAGAAAGAAGACCTGATTGATGGTGTTGAAGAGCCTGTGGGAGCTGCGACATTCCTAAACTTTGTTAATCAGGCAGAAAAGCCTATAGTGATGAATTTTTAAAAATAGTCCTTCAAAGCTATAGAGATAATTATCAGAAATCCACCACAAGCAGTAAGCCACATACCATTTGTGGCATTCCTCGAGATCTGTTTCACAACAGCAGCATTAATATCTATACCGTTTACAGACCTTATCTGATAGACAGGGAAGGTTCTGTCATCAAGTTTCAGCATAACTTTGCCGTCTTTTTTGAAAAACAGTAACTTTTTTGAAAAAAATCTCTCACCTGTATAGGTTTCTATCTTATACTCTTTAAAGCCTTTTATCACGTCTGAGTAAAGCTCTATCTCATCTCTGTTAAGAAAATAAAAACCAACTGCAGAAGACAAAACTCCAGTTAAAAGCATAAAGTAAATGATAAATGACTGTATTACTCTTCTCATTTTTTCAGGAAATTTACTAATTTTGAGGAAGAAGTAAGGTCATAGAGCAGTCTGTTTTTTTCCGAATAATGGGCAATGATAGACACAATAATCAGGAATATCATAACTCCACCTGAAGCACCAAGAATCTTGTCCCAGAAAGAAAATCTCTTTTTTTTCAAAAAAATTTTTCTTAAAAAGTGATACACCACAAAGGAAACGCTGAACGCAGTGATAAGGATTAGAGAAAAGGAAAAAAACTGAATAACAAAAGGAGAACCTTTAAAGTAGTGGGATAAAAAATCAGAAAAAATATCTGTGTATTTAAATGACAGGAATATACCTATTCCTATGCCTGCTGATTTCACAAAAAGTTCAACAAAACCCCTGTAAGCACCAACAAGAACAAGATAAAGGAATAAAACACCAAAGATAACATCTATCATCTTCAGGACAGTTTTTTCTTGACTATGCTGCTTACCGTACTACCGTCAGCCCTTCCCTTTACCTTTTCCATAACAGCTTTCATAACCTTTCCCATATCTTTCATGGAGGAGGCTCCAGTCTCCTGAATAACCTCTTCAACGATTTTCTCTATCTCCTCCTCAGATAAGGGCTGGGGCAAAAATTCCTGAACAATCTGAAGCTCTTTTTCTTCTTTCTGGGCAAGGTCTTCTCTTCCTGCTTCTCTATACTGCTTTATAGACTCTTTTCTCTGTTTTGCGTATCTCTGCAGAACCTGAATTATTTCCTCATCTGTCAGCTCTCTTTTTTTATCTATCTGAACCTTTTTTATCTCGGATATAAGCATACGGATAAC
Proteins encoded in this window:
- the glmS gene encoding glutamine--fructose-6-phosphate transaminase (isomerizing); translated protein: MCGIIGYIGKRNAVPVLLYGLQRLEYRGYDSAGVAVIDKTGNRIIVEKQVGKIKDLQEHLWGKKIEGHLGVGHSRWATHGEPTVENAHPHTSQKGTISIVHNGIIENYLQLKQELIQKGYKFRSDTDTEVIAHLFEELYTGDLLDTAFKVAKKLEGAYAVGVISTYQPDRIVAIKKGSPLIIGIGKDENFIASDIPAVLEYTKEFITLEDGEIALITRDKVEIYTKDGKRIDKKPFRVSWDVSVAEKAGYKHFMQKEIHEQPRTVADTITGFSSSKDEKLFEMLKDTDRLYIIACGTSYHAALVGKFWIEKFAKIPVEVDYASEFRYRDRIIDDKTAVLGISQSGETADTRFALLDAKEEGAKTIGLVNVVGSSLSREADYVLYTYCGPEIGVAATKTFTAQLVALLLLALETGIKKGTTTYTDYEKIHEELLHLPSKIEQLLQKDEEIKEIAYRYMNASDFLFLGRNINYPIALEGALKLKEISYIHAEGYPAGEMKHGPIALIDEKMPVVCVIPQDRNYEKMLSNLQEVKARKGKVISVATEGDRQIKELSDEVIYIPKTSDYLYPALTVVPLQMLSYHIATLLGKDVDQPRNLAKTVTVE
- a CDS encoding thioredoxin family protein: MFSESIKENLKKEFEKLIEPVVLVFHGKEDTESTKAKNLLIEISSISEKIQFAESESLSCEGYPCISIQIKEKDYGIRFMGIPDGGEFPAFIQTIMMVSRNDYDLTERSAEFLEELDRTVDIKIFITKSCGWCPPTMLKIFSFAMVSDYITATAIDCHAFSDLAVKYNVSTVPKVVINDRVEFVGFKEENEILGHIFGAVS
- the dxr gene encoding 1-deoxy-D-xylulose-5-phosphate reductoisomerase — translated: MKSIAVLGSTGSIGTQTLDIVRKHPEKLKVKLLAASKLSEKLMNQIEEFKPEYVYIKEFSPVSGVKVLSGEEGLEELSELDIDLFINGIAGIAGIKPTYLLLKNNKKLATANKEAIICLGEVLKEKYSDIIPIDSEHSAIFQCLQAGRKKEVKRIILTASGGPFWNVEDFENITPEEALKHPKWKMGKKVTIDSATLMNKGLEIIEAHYLFDLPYEKIEAVIHPQSIVHGLVEFVDGSISAHLSCPDMRIPISYAISYPERWETGANSISLFEVSPLEFFQPDEEKFPLLKIARECGKKGSFYPIVLTVADELAVNMFLKGEIGFTQISQTVDTILSRAKFKTPENYEDVIHIIEETKSLFKDLFKTAGGKIA
- the rseP gene encoding RIP metalloprotease RseP produces the protein MLSLIAFLIMIGVLITIHEFGHFIFARMFGVRVEVFSIGFGPPILRWKGKETIYQIAAVPLGGYVKMYGEDSMTEPIQGESEKEAYTDPRSFAAKPRWQKILIAFAGPLFNIILAVILVAAAYMVGVFEPKYMKEPVVVGYIQKGSIAERAGIKPFDRIVAVDGKPVKNWKQFTVEITMKAGMTVNVEIERGRKKELLTLNIPPDITKKSIGISPLVPPKLGKIMPGSPAEKAGLKEGDTVVAINGKPVRSWFEIVEVLSKIKESKSVNLLIKRDGKVFTVNVVPEYNKELKKYVIGISPAYDTEIKRYGFLEAFEKSVQKNWEMSVLLYNFLKDIVTGQMSLQEVKNNLGGPISIAKYSGGALESGLGNYLFFTGFISLQLGYLNLLPIPVLDGGLILILLIEMIIRRPLPEKAKEYLAYLGFALIGTLMIFAIFNDILRVLQ
- a CDS encoding DsrE/DsrF/DrsH-like family protein, with product MATRVGIILLSGTLDKAMPAFMLGTTAAAMGMEVGIFFSFYGLTVIHKEKIKNLKVSPIGNPAMPMPVPVPQILTVMPGMMDFATNMMKKMMKQHKIPSVEELVQQALDLEVKLYPCQTAMQLFGFKKEDLIDGVEEPVGAATFLNFVNQAEKPIVMNF
- a CDS encoding CvpA family protein is translated as MIDVIFGVLFLYLVLVGAYRGFVELFVKSAGIGIGIFLSFKYTDIFSDFLSHYFKGSPFVIQFFSFSLILITAFSVSFVVYHFLRKIFLKKKRFSFWDKILGASGGVMIFLIIVSIIAHYSEKNRLLYDLTSSSKLVNFLKK
- a CDS encoding GatB/YqeY domain-containing protein, giving the protein MTQLLKKLQDEMKAAMKSGDKDRLSVIRMLISEIKKVQIDKKRELTDEEIIQVLQRYAKQRKESIKQYREAGREDLAQKEEKELQIVQEFLPQPLSEEEIEKIVEEVIQETGASSMKDMGKVMKAVMEKVKGRADGSTVSSIVKKKLS